The following proteins are co-located in the Melanotaenia boesemani isolate fMelBoe1 chromosome 5, fMelBoe1.pri, whole genome shotgun sequence genome:
- the dctn6 gene encoding dynactin subunit 6 produces the protein MSEAKQIVAQKSAKIAAGAVVCVESEIRGDVTIGARTVVHPKARIIAEAGPIVIGEGNLIEEQALIINSYPENIMPDTDEVEPKTMTIGANNVFEVGCVSQALKIGDNNVIESKGDLGRNVILTSGCIIGACCQINTCEVVPENTVVYGSNCIRRVQSEKPQPQTLQLDFLMKILPNYHHLKKTMKGSGTPVRN, from the exons ATGTCAGAAGCTAAGCAAATTGTGGCACAGAAAAG TGCTAAAATCGCAGCTGGAGCTGTTGTATGTGTTGAGAGTGAAATAAGAGGCGATGTGACCATTG GTGCAAGGACAGTTGTCCACCCAAAAGCACGGATCATAGCAGAGGCAGGACCCATAGTTATCGGAGAGGGTAATCTGATAGAGGAGCAGGCACTTATTATTAACAG TTATCCTGAGAATATAATGCCAGACACAGATGAAGTTGAGCCTAAAACCATGACCATTGGAGCCAACAATGTGTTTGAAGTTGGATGTG TCTCTCAAGCTTTGAAAATTGGAGATAACAATGTGATTGAGTCCAAGG GTGATCTGGGGAGAAATGTGATCCTGACCAGTGGCTGCATCATTGGTGCATGCTGCCAGATTAACACATGTGAAGTCGTGCCGGAGAACACTGTTGTTTATGGTTCAAACTGCATCAGGCGTGTGCAGAGCGAAAAGCCACAG CCTCAGACTCTGCAGCTCGACTTCCTTATGAAGATTCTTCCCAACTACCATCACCTGAAGAAGACCATGAAAGGAAGCGGCACACCTGTGAGGAACTAA